A window of Sutcliffiella cohnii contains these coding sequences:
- a CDS encoding IS4 family transposase, which translates to MNKDSIEREMLICQCLSLLPTEDFDCPLLDYSNYKLSTKSLVKTFVAAQLDHWSSYSHMEEKLEAYPELRMEIGIEEISRSQLSRRINELPTELVQKLFIKVVEKLSQLTKGLKGLPNGLGRLRIIDSTEIKLPHNLCDWAKISKKKTGVKMHTRLMVASPDVVYADKIVPSSGRLSDFESSDVMIEESDYIYIMDRGYPSRENLQSWQAKEISFVARVSKSLRLGILEEYTPTHSSVVQDAKVSYTVSQPPVRYVEFIDEKQRTYRILTNRFDLTDQQIMELYRARWTIELFFKWIKQHLRFTKIWSTKPQGIWNQMFLALIAYGLTLIVKLQTNSKKTPWEFFRLLQTYLYKTVGSFTKALNKKNKKTSKGRQKVPIPKQKVSPELGNVALDKKGTKERKRR; encoded by the coding sequence ATGAATAAAGATAGTATAGAACGTGAAATGCTTATTTGTCAATGTTTATCACTTCTTCCTACTGAGGATTTTGATTGTCCATTATTGGATTATAGTAACTATAAACTTTCAACTAAATCATTGGTTAAAACGTTTGTAGCTGCTCAACTGGATCATTGGAGTTCCTATAGCCATATGGAAGAAAAGCTTGAGGCTTATCCAGAGCTTCGTATGGAAATTGGGATAGAGGAAATCAGTAGATCACAGTTAAGCCGTAGAATTAACGAACTGCCAACTGAACTAGTACAAAAACTATTTATAAAAGTTGTAGAGAAACTCTCTCAACTTACTAAAGGGTTAAAGGGACTTCCAAATGGGTTAGGTAGGTTACGAATTATTGATTCTACTGAAATAAAGTTACCTCATAATTTATGTGACTGGGCAAAGATTTCGAAGAAGAAAACTGGCGTTAAAATGCATACAAGACTAATGGTTGCGTCACCCGATGTTGTATATGCAGACAAGATTGTACCATCTTCCGGAAGGTTAAGTGATTTTGAAAGTTCGGATGTAATGATAGAAGAATCAGACTATATCTATATAATGGACCGTGGCTATCCTTCAAGAGAGAATCTGCAATCCTGGCAAGCGAAGGAGATATCGTTTGTAGCACGGGTATCCAAGTCACTGCGATTGGGTATCTTGGAAGAATATACACCTACCCACTCATCCGTGGTTCAAGACGCAAAAGTATCCTATACTGTTTCTCAACCACCAGTTCGGTACGTAGAATTCATCGATGAAAAACAAAGAACGTATAGAATTCTAACGAATAGATTTGACCTCACAGATCAACAAATAATGGAATTATATCGAGCAAGATGGACGATAGAGTTGTTCTTTAAATGGATCAAACAGCACTTAAGATTTACAAAAATATGGAGTACAAAGCCGCAAGGAATATGGAATCAAATGTTTTTAGCCTTGATTGCATATGGGTTAACTTTAATCGTTAAACTCCAAACTAACTCTAAAAAGACACCTTGGGAATTCTTTAGACTACTACAAACCTATCTGTATAAAACAGTAGGCTCATTTACTAAAGCGTTAAATAAGAAAAACAAAAAAACGTCTAAAGGAAGACAAAAGGTTCCAATACCAAAACAAAAGGTGTCGCCGGAACTTGGAAATGTAGCTTTGGATAAAAAGGGAACTAAGGAAAGAAAACGTCGATAG